The following coding sequences lie in one Deltaproteobacteria bacterium genomic window:
- the sdhB gene encoding succinate dehydrogenase iron-sulfur subunit has product MVAATHTGKQIVIRIKRGEAGKEPFFETFALPYKPNMNVISCLMEIQRNPVTQDGKKTTPVAWDQACLEEVCGSCTMNVNGKVRQACTALIDQLEQPVTLEPMTKFPLVRDLCVDRQTMFENLKRVKAWIPIDGTYDLGPGPREAQSDQQQEYVMSTCMTCGCCVEACPQVNSASDFIGPAAINQVRRFNMHPTGKLNAPERLRAVMGKGGVQECGKAQNCVKVCPKQIPLTSSIAVIERDTVKQAIKDFFSGGDEGAGPAGPM; this is encoded by the coding sequence ATGGTCGCCGCCACCCACACGGGCAAGCAGATCGTCATCCGCATCAAGCGCGGTGAGGCCGGCAAGGAGCCGTTCTTCGAGACGTTCGCGTTGCCGTACAAGCCGAACATGAACGTCATCTCCTGCCTGATGGAGATCCAGCGCAACCCGGTCACCCAGGACGGCAAGAAGACGACGCCTGTCGCGTGGGACCAGGCCTGCCTGGAAGAGGTCTGCGGCAGCTGCACCATGAACGTGAACGGCAAGGTGCGCCAGGCGTGCACCGCGCTCATCGATCAGCTCGAGCAGCCGGTGACGCTCGAGCCGATGACCAAGTTCCCGCTCGTGCGCGACCTCTGCGTGGACCGGCAGACGATGTTCGAGAACTTGAAGCGCGTGAAGGCGTGGATCCCCATCGACGGCACCTACGACCTCGGCCCGGGCCCGCGCGAGGCGCAGAGCGATCAGCAGCAGGAGTACGTGATGTCCACGTGCATGACCTGCGGTTGCTGCGTGGAGGCCTGCCCCCAGGTGAACTCGGCCTCGGACTTCATCGGCCCGGCGGCCATCAACCAGGTGCGGCGCTTCAACATGCACCCCACGGGCAAGCTCAACGCCCCCGAGCGCCTGCGCGCGGTGATGGGCAAGGGCGGCGTGCAGGAGTGCGGCAAGGCCCAGAACTGCGTGAAGGTCTGCCCCAAGCAGATCCCGCTCACGAGCAGCATCGCCGTCATCGAGCGCGACACCGTGAAGCAGGCCATCAAGGACTTCTTCTCCGGCGGCGACGAGGGCGCGGGCCCAGCCGGACCGATGTAG
- a CDS encoding BMC domain-containing protein → MADALGMIETKGFVGMVEASDAMVKAAKVELVGYEKIGGGYVTAIVRGDVAAVKAATEAGSRAAERVGQLVSVHVIPRPHTNIDLALPLGRADQARAESGK, encoded by the coding sequence ATGGCTGACGCGCTGGGGATGATCGAGACGAAGGGCTTCGTGGGCATGGTCGAGGCCTCGGATGCCATGGTGAAGGCCGCCAAGGTGGAGCTCGTGGGCTACGAGAAGATCGGCGGCGGGTACGTCACCGCCATCGTCCGTGGCGACGTGGCCGCGGTGAAGGCCGCCACCGAGGCGGGTTCGCGCGCGGCTGAGCGCGTGGGCCAGCTGGTGTCGGTGCACGTCATCCCCCGCCCGCACACCAACATCGACCTCGCCCTCCCGCTGGGCCGCGCCGACCAGGCGCGCGCCGAGAGCGGCAAGTAA
- a CDS encoding EutN/CcmL family microcompartment protein encodes MLIGKVVGTVVSTRKEEELNGSKLLLVRGMDVEGNVNGAIVVAVDAVGAGVGEVVLYASGSSARQTKATKDRPVDATIMAIVDQLEVGGSLKYDKSKG; translated from the coding sequence ATGCTCATCGGCAAGGTCGTCGGGACCGTCGTGTCCACGCGCAAGGAGGAGGAGCTCAACGGCTCCAAGCTCCTGCTCGTGCGCGGCATGGATGTCGAGGGCAACGTCAACGGGGCGATCGTGGTGGCGGTGGACGCTGTCGGCGCAGGCGTGGGCGAGGTGGTGCTCTACGCCTCCGGCTCCAGCGCCCGGCAGACCAAGGCCACCAAGGACCGCCCCGTGGACGCCACCATCATGGCCATCGTCGACCAGCTCGAGGTCGGCGGCAGCCTCAAGTACGACAAGAGCAAGGGCTAG
- the secG gene encoding preprotein translocase subunit SecG, which produces MITLVTILHVLVCIFLILVILLQPGTEGGMALGGGGAASSAFGGGGGVTFLQRVTSVCAAIFFITSLTLSFAASHHRSVTDTLPPAEPKPAAPAPAAPAAPAPTSAAPAPTNAAPAAPAPTPAAPAQPSAPATP; this is translated from the coding sequence ATCATCACCCTCGTCACCATCCTCCACGTCCTCGTCTGCATCTTCTTGATCCTCGTGATCCTCCTTCAGCCGGGGACCGAAGGCGGGATGGCGCTCGGCGGTGGCGGTGCGGCGTCGAGCGCCTTCGGCGGCGGCGGCGGCGTGACCTTCCTGCAGCGCGTGACCAGCGTGTGCGCGGCCATCTTCTTCATCACCTCGCTCACGCTCTCGTTCGCGGCGAGCCACCACCGCTCGGTGACCGACACGCTCCCGCCCGCTGAGCCCAAGCCTGCGGCGCCGGCTCCGGCTGCCCCCGCGGCTCCGGCCCCGACGAGCGCGGCTCCGGCTCCGACGAACGCGGCTCCGGCAGCTCCGGCCCCGACGCCTGCGGCTCCTGCGCAGCCCTCCGCGCCGGCGACTCCGTAA
- the sdhA gene encoding succinate dehydrogenase flavoprotein subunit, whose translation MADAGVSGRFAVVGGGLAGLMTVIKLAEAGQKVDVFSIVPVKRSHSVCAQGGINGAVNTKGEGDHPDIHVKDTLRGGDFLAEQIAVKGMCYAAPGIIYLLDRMGVPFNRTAEGLLDFRRFGGTLHHRTAFAGATTGQQLLYALDEQVRRYEAEGKVTKYEFWEFLGIVREEGGPCRGVVAMDLRTMEVKSFPADAVCLATGGPGIVFGRSTNSTINTGTAAGSVYQQGAFYANGEFIQVHPTAIPGEDKLRLMSESVRGEGGRVWVPSDGGMDQRSGKQRPPKGEPWYFLEEWYPKYKNLVPRDVATREIFHVCRDLKMGIDGQDAVHLDVTHIPAKVLDAKIKGVLEIYEKFQGVDPRHKPMKIFPAMHYSMGGLWVDIEGDKNNLPVAGSPRNQATNIPGLYAAGECDYAYHGANRLGANSLLSCIYAGGLAGPSMISYAKNTGTNQASAGLLDREAKRWKDRFESIKKMQGSENPFRMGKELGDLMTENMTVVRYNDRLQKSVDRIREMKQRWNNLNVLDAATGTLNQPLSYANQLWNMLELAEVMTQGALLRDECRGSHYKPDFKLPEPKTRDPNEDKEWMAKWEAQKDKWLKTTMAAWTKDGPKITYEPVKFDVLKPEPRWYA comes from the coding sequence ATGGCTGACGCAGGCGTGAGTGGTCGTTTCGCGGTGGTGGGCGGCGGGCTCGCAGGCTTGATGACGGTGATCAAGCTCGCGGAGGCGGGCCAGAAGGTCGACGTCTTCAGCATCGTCCCGGTGAAGCGCAGCCACTCGGTGTGCGCGCAGGGCGGCATCAACGGCGCCGTCAACACCAAGGGCGAAGGCGACCACCCCGACATCCACGTGAAGGATACGCTCCGCGGCGGCGACTTCCTCGCCGAGCAGATCGCCGTGAAGGGCATGTGCTACGCGGCCCCGGGCATCATCTACCTGCTCGACCGCATGGGCGTGCCCTTCAACCGCACCGCGGAGGGCCTGCTCGACTTCCGCCGCTTCGGCGGCACGCTGCACCACCGCACCGCCTTCGCCGGCGCGACCACGGGCCAGCAGCTGCTCTACGCGCTGGACGAGCAGGTGCGCCGCTACGAGGCCGAGGGCAAGGTCACCAAGTACGAGTTCTGGGAGTTCCTCGGCATCGTGCGCGAGGAGGGCGGTCCGTGCCGCGGCGTGGTGGCGATGGACCTGCGCACGATGGAGGTGAAGTCGTTCCCGGCCGACGCGGTGTGCCTCGCGACCGGCGGCCCGGGCATCGTCTTCGGCCGATCGACGAACTCCACCATCAACACCGGCACCGCGGCCGGCAGCGTGTACCAGCAGGGCGCGTTCTACGCGAACGGCGAGTTCATCCAGGTGCACCCGACGGCGATCCCGGGCGAGGACAAGCTCCGCCTGATGAGCGAGAGCGTCCGCGGCGAGGGCGGCCGGGTGTGGGTGCCCAGCGACGGCGGGATGGATCAGCGCTCGGGCAAGCAGCGTCCGCCCAAGGGCGAGCCCTGGTACTTCCTCGAGGAGTGGTACCCCAAGTACAAGAACCTCGTGCCGCGCGACGTGGCCACGCGCGAGATCTTCCACGTCTGCCGCGATCTGAAGATGGGCATCGACGGCCAGGACGCGGTGCACCTCGACGTCACCCACATCCCGGCCAAGGTCCTCGACGCCAAGATCAAAGGCGTGCTCGAGATCTACGAGAAGTTCCAGGGCGTGGATCCCCGACACAAGCCGATGAAGATCTTCCCGGCGATGCACTACTCGATGGGCGGCCTCTGGGTCGACATCGAGGGCGACAAGAACAACCTTCCCGTTGCCGGCTCGCCGCGTAACCAGGCCACCAACATCCCCGGGCTCTACGCCGCCGGCGAGTGCGACTACGCGTACCACGGCGCCAACCGCCTCGGCGCCAACTCGCTGCTCTCCTGCATCTACGCGGGCGGGCTCGCGGGCCCGTCGATGATCTCGTACGCCAAGAACACCGGCACCAACCAGGCGTCGGCGGGTCTCTTGGACCGCGAGGCCAAGCGCTGGAAGGACCGCTTCGAGAGCATCAAGAAGATGCAGGGCTCCGAGAACCCGTTCCGCATGGGCAAGGAGCTCGGCGATCTGATGACCGAGAACATGACGGTCGTGCGCTACAACGATCGCCTGCAGAAGTCGGTCGATCGCATCCGCGAGATGAAGCAGCGCTGGAACAACCTGAACGTCCTCGATGCAGCCACGGGCACGCTCAACCAGCCGCTGAGCTACGCCAACCAGCTCTGGAACATGCTCGAGCTGGCCGAGGTGATGACCCAGGGCGCGCTGCTCCGCGACGAGTGCCGCGGCTCGCACTACAAGCCCGACTTCAAGCTTCCCGAGCCCAAGACGCGCGATCCCAACGAGGACAAGGAGTGGATGGCCAAGTGGGAAGCGCAGAAGGACAAGTGGCTCAAGACCACCATGGCCGCCTGGACCAAGGACGGCCCGAAGATCACCTACGAGCCGGTGAAGTTCGACGTGCTCAAGCCTGAGCCCCGCTGGTACGCCTGA
- a CDS encoding BMC domain-containing protein, with translation MAGGISLRTFVFLDSLQPQLAAHICTTCRGYYPVPGVASLFIEIAPGMAIHRLIDVALKQTKVQPATLVVERAYGMLEVHSEDKGEVRSAGEAILGEMGAKVEDRMKPKIISNTIVRAIEPMHAMILDRIRFGSMIEPGQSLFILECEPAAYAAFAANEAEKAANVKLVDVTPFGAFGRLYLAGPEAEIDAAAKAAVDALKSVTGAEPPAFKDK, from the coding sequence ATGGCCGGCGGTATCAGCCTCCGCACCTTCGTCTTCCTCGACTCGCTCCAGCCGCAGCTCGCCGCGCACATCTGCACCACCTGCCGCGGCTACTACCCGGTCCCTGGCGTCGCCTCGCTCTTCATCGAGATCGCGCCGGGCATGGCCATCCATCGCCTCATCGACGTGGCCCTCAAGCAGACCAAGGTGCAGCCGGCGACGCTGGTCGTCGAGCGCGCCTACGGCATGCTCGAGGTGCACAGCGAGGACAAGGGCGAGGTGCGCAGCGCGGGCGAGGCGATCCTCGGCGAGATGGGCGCCAAGGTCGAAGACCGCATGAAGCCGAAGATCATCTCGAACACCATCGTGCGCGCCATCGAGCCCATGCACGCGATGATCCTCGACCGCATCCGCTTCGGCTCGATGATCGAGCCCGGCCAGAGCCTGTTCATCCTCGAGTGCGAGCCGGCCGCGTACGCCGCCTTCGCCGCCAACGAGGCCGAGAAGGCCGCCAACGTGAAGCTGGTGGACGTGACGCCGTTCGGCGCCTTCGGCCGCCTGTACCTGGCCGGCCCCGAGGCGGAGATCGACGCCGCCGCCAAGGCCGCCGTGGACGCGCTCAAGAGCGTGACCGGCGCCGAGCCGCCGGCGTTCAAGGACAAGTAA
- the mdh gene encoding malate dehydrogenase → MARKKIGLIGAGQIGGNLALLCAQKQLGDVVLYDIAPAEGMAKGKALDLFQLTAVDGTPSRISGTSNWADLAGTDVLIITAGLPRKPGMSREDLLAKNLEIMSDVAKNVKQHCPNAFCIVISNPLDAMVYALHKIAGLKKQQVVGMAGVLDTARFRMFVSEALDVSIEDVHALVLGGHGDDMVPLLRHSNVSGVPLTSLLPKDKLDAIVNRTRKGGGEIVELLKTGSAFYAPAASAVAMAEAYILDQKRVLPCAALLEGEYGLNNIFMGVPVRIGSGGVEKVYELDMNPEEQAMWAKSVDSVRKTVEATKL, encoded by the coding sequence GTGGCCCGTAAGAAGATTGGTCTCATCGGCGCAGGTCAGATCGGCGGAAACCTCGCGCTCCTGTGCGCCCAGAAGCAGCTCGGCGACGTGGTGCTCTACGACATCGCTCCGGCCGAGGGCATGGCCAAGGGCAAGGCGCTCGATCTCTTCCAGCTCACCGCCGTCGACGGCACGCCCTCGCGCATCTCCGGCACGTCGAACTGGGCCGACCTCGCGGGCACCGACGTCCTCATCATCACCGCCGGCCTGCCCCGCAAGCCGGGCATGAGCCGCGAGGACCTGCTCGCCAAGAACCTCGAGATCATGTCGGACGTGGCCAAGAACGTGAAGCAGCACTGCCCGAACGCGTTCTGCATCGTCATCTCCAACCCGCTCGACGCGATGGTCTACGCGCTCCACAAGATCGCCGGGCTGAAGAAGCAGCAGGTCGTCGGCATGGCCGGCGTGCTGGATACGGCGCGCTTCCGCATGTTCGTGTCCGAGGCGCTCGACGTTTCCATCGAGGACGTGCACGCGCTGGTGCTCGGCGGGCACGGCGACGACATGGTGCCGCTGCTCCGCCACTCGAACGTGAGCGGCGTTCCGCTCACCAGCCTGCTCCCCAAGGACAAGCTCGACGCCATCGTGAACCGCACCCGCAAAGGCGGCGGCGAGATCGTGGAGCTGCTCAAGACCGGCTCGGCGTTCTACGCGCCGGCCGCGAGCGCCGTGGCCATGGCCGAGGCGTACATCCTCGATCAGAAGCGCGTGCTGCCCTGCGCGGCGCTGCTCGAGGGCGAGTACGGCCTGAACAACATCTTCATGGGCGTGCCCGTGCGCATCGGCTCGGGCGGCGTGGAGAAGGTGTACGAGCTGGACATGAACCCCGAGGAGCAGGCCATGTGGGCCAAGAGCGTGGACTCCGTCCGCAAGACGGTCGAGGCCACCAAGCTCTAA